Proteins co-encoded in one Haladaptatus sp. ZSTT2 genomic window:
- a CDS encoding AAA domain-containing protein, which translates to MHLRGPVIEVGEKRSVNTKYGESDLAEVTLRPENGQADPVKLTLWGKWAETADYLRPGMELVVKDADEREYQGETQFSTTGDTMVVVEPSFLVNVTDIRSWVQCPRMYYLNKITGIPLNYPVIKGTIVHEVFGDLLRGGDLEEAVADRVEEAGLDLGLLEKDTEEVREDVKANARAIEGWLAQGTLGTEDDWRSEQTLISQTYGIKGRADALRRGMPVELKTGKNTNREPRFHDKVQVACYSLLLSDRGEMPDTGTLLYTKNAALDRAEATGDLSPAKEFSMGKGFLAFVLRKRNEIAAMEFDMSVPTGEEANAKCEYCFERDSCMVIAGRLGQHSKAGTIGAPVPDDERAYFEQFYRLVEHERRAVHTEYAKLWEQTAEERADADLALIDLEPTGQQQLEDGRWENYATCDDPVSKLREGDFVLASDGNPVQGHAELGRIQKLGTEITVVTDEPLELRRLDVYPSELSADRMLVALHDAILTGEERRKDILFGRREPAFHDEQVTYIDNNESQNAAVNLAVTAEDCALVHGPPGTGKTYTIARIIRALVKRGDRVLLSAFTNRAVDNALEALRDQGFEDFVRVGSENGVRHDMQDKRLETRGEPAVQAAKITDASVVAATTAACGSRVMREQAFDVALVDEAAQLTEPGTLAAINLAEKFVLVGDHEQLPPVVQSEPEEEDGDLSLSLFERLHDQFPEASVMLDRQYRMAQKIQAFSSREFYDGKLRPATPAVAAQRIDQLSDVDASKLPEHLTDTVSFVDPDGTARGNTNPDEAQAVADVVAAYADAGVPHEAIGVIAPYRAQVAEISRTVPETVAVDTVDRFQGSSKEVIIVSFVTTETLDSPIFKDHRRVNVALTRAKKALVLVGDADALSTMDLYSRMVEWAR; encoded by the coding sequence GTGCATCTACGGGGTCCCGTCATCGAGGTAGGCGAAAAACGGTCAGTCAACACGAAATACGGAGAGAGCGACCTCGCAGAGGTCACCCTCCGCCCCGAAAACGGGCAGGCAGACCCCGTGAAACTCACCCTCTGGGGGAAGTGGGCTGAAACGGCCGACTACCTCAGACCGGGGATGGAACTCGTCGTGAAGGACGCAGACGAACGCGAGTATCAGGGTGAAACCCAATTTTCGACCACCGGAGACACCATGGTCGTGGTCGAACCGTCTTTCCTCGTGAACGTGACCGACATCCGCTCGTGGGTGCAGTGCCCGCGGATGTACTACCTCAACAAAATCACGGGCATCCCGCTCAACTACCCCGTCATTAAAGGGACGATCGTCCACGAGGTGTTCGGCGACCTCCTGCGCGGAGGCGACTTAGAAGAAGCCGTCGCAGATCGCGTCGAAGAGGCGGGCTTAGACCTCGGCCTGCTCGAAAAAGACACAGAGGAAGTCCGCGAAGACGTGAAAGCAAACGCCCGTGCCATCGAGGGCTGGCTCGCCCAAGGCACCCTCGGCACCGAAGACGACTGGCGAAGCGAGCAGACGCTCATCAGCCAGACCTACGGCATCAAGGGCCGGGCCGACGCGCTGCGCCGCGGCATGCCCGTCGAACTGAAAACAGGCAAGAACACGAATCGCGAACCGCGCTTTCACGACAAGGTGCAGGTCGCGTGCTACTCACTCCTGCTCTCAGACCGCGGCGAGATGCCCGATACGGGAACCTTACTCTATACGAAAAACGCGGCACTCGACCGTGCCGAGGCAACAGGCGACCTCTCGCCCGCGAAAGAGTTCTCGATGGGCAAGGGCTTTCTCGCGTTCGTCCTCAGAAAGCGCAACGAAATCGCCGCGATGGAGTTCGACATGTCCGTGCCGACGGGTGAGGAGGCGAACGCGAAATGCGAGTACTGCTTCGAGCGCGACAGTTGCATGGTCATCGCGGGCCGCCTCGGCCAGCACTCGAAAGCCGGAACGATTGGCGCCCCCGTCCCCGACGACGAACGCGCCTACTTCGAGCAGTTTTACCGACTCGTCGAACACGAACGCCGGGCCGTCCACACGGAGTACGCAAAACTCTGGGAACAGACCGCAGAAGAGCGCGCTGACGCCGACCTCGCGCTCATCGACTTAGAACCAACCGGCCAACAACAACTCGAAGACGGTCGCTGGGAGAATTATGCGACCTGCGACGACCCCGTCTCGAAACTGCGAGAGGGGGACTTCGTCCTTGCAAGCGACGGCAATCCAGTGCAGGGCCACGCCGAACTCGGTCGCATCCAGAAACTCGGCACCGAGATTACCGTCGTCACTGACGAACCGCTGGAACTCAGGAGACTCGACGTGTATCCCTCTGAACTCTCAGCAGACCGGATGCTCGTCGCGCTCCACGACGCCATCCTGACGGGCGAGGAACGGCGCAAGGATATCCTCTTTGGCCGCCGGGAACCCGCCTTCCACGACGAGCAGGTCACGTACATCGACAACAACGAGTCGCAGAATGCGGCGGTGAACCTCGCTGTAACCGCAGAGGACTGTGCGCTCGTCCACGGCCCGCCTGGCACTGGAAAGACGTACACCATCGCCCGCATCATCCGTGCCCTTGTGAAGCGTGGCGACCGCGTCCTGCTCTCTGCGTTCACGAATCGCGCGGTGGACAACGCGCTCGAAGCCCTCCGCGACCAGGGCTTCGAGGATTTCGTCCGTGTGGGCTCAGAGAACGGCGTCCGCCACGACATGCAGGACAAGCGCTTGGAGACGCGCGGTGAGCCGGCGGTGCAAGCCGCGAAAATCACCGACGCATCCGTCGTCGCGGCCACAACCGCAGCCTGTGGCTCTCGCGTCATGCGCGAACAAGCGTTCGACGTGGCGCTCGTAGACGAGGCCGCCCAGCTCACCGAACCGGGCACGCTCGCGGCCATCAATTTGGCTGAAAAATTCGTTCTCGTTGGCGACCACGAACAGTTGCCGCCGGTCGTCCAGTCAGAACCGGAAGAAGAGGACGGCGACCTTTCGCTGTCGCTGTTCGAACGCCTCCACGACCAGTTCCCCGAGGCGTCGGTCATGCTCGACCGCCAGTACCGCATGGCACAGAAGATTCAGGCGTTTTCCTCCCGGGAGTTCTACGACGGCAAACTCCGCCCGGCCACGCCCGCGGTGGCCGCCCAGCGCATCGACCAGTTGTCGGACGTGGATGCGAGCAAGCTGCCCGAGCACCTCACCGACACCGTCTCGTTCGTTGACCCGGATGGAACCGCGCGCGGGAACACGAACCCGGACGAAGCGCAAGCGGTCGCAGACGTGGTCGCGGCCTACGCGGACGCAGGCGTCCCCCACGAAGCAATCGGCGTCATCGCACCTTACCGGGCGCAGGTGGCAGAGATTTCGAGAACCGTCCCTGAAACCGTCGCCGTGGACACCGTAGACCGCTTTCAGGGGTCGAGCAAGGAGGTCATCATCGTCTCCTTCGTCACCACGGAAACGCTCGACAGTCCCATCTTCAAAGACCACCGCCGCGTGAACGTGGCGCTCACGCGGGCAAAGAAGGCGCTCGTGCTCGTCGGGGACGCAGACGCCCTCTCGACGATGGACCTCTACTCGCGGATGGTCGAGTGGGCGCGGTAG
- a CDS encoding Zn-ribbon domain-containing OB-fold protein — MSQIELPESLTYESWSESLKNGTLLGQECADCGHQTAAPKAACVRCGSRDIATIELETTGEVYSETTIAVSPLGFDAGFKLAVVQLGEAKTVGRVSDDVEIGDTVTLSDVFEHEGQPSPVFESVE; from the coding sequence ATGAGTCAAATAGAACTCCCGGAATCCCTGACCTACGAAAGCTGGAGTGAATCGCTCAAAAACGGCACGCTGCTCGGCCAGGAGTGTGCCGACTGCGGCCACCAGACCGCCGCACCGAAAGCCGCGTGCGTGCGCTGTGGCAGCCGCGACATTGCGACCATCGAACTCGAAACCACAGGCGAGGTCTACTCCGAGACGACCATCGCCGTCTCGCCTCTCGGCTTCGACGCGGGCTTCAAACTCGCCGTCGTCCAACTCGGCGAGGCCAAAACCGTTGGCCGCGTCTCAGACGACGTGGAAATCGGCGACACCGTGACGCTCTCTGACGTGTTCGAACACGAAGGCCAGCCGTCGCCGGTGTTCGAGTCGGTCGAATAA
- a CDS encoding M20/M25/M40 family metallo-hydrolase, protein MNESQRAFLDSLLEAPSPSGFELPVQRVWVDYVSQFADDVHTDAYGNAIAVYDGGDPELAFTGHADEIGFIIRTIDDDGFLRLDKIGGADKTVSRGQHVTIHTADGPISGVVGQAAIHLRDGDDDKISEITEQHVDIGANDKADAEALVEIGDAVTFSSTVNDLHGTRLSARGMDNRIGVWAAAEGLRQAAEAEVEATVYAVSTVMEEIGLQGAKMIAHDLNPDVAIAVDVTHATDSPDAPANKGGDISLGDGPVIARGSANHPRVVSLARQAATAASIDVQLQAAGSFTGTDADAFFTTRGGIPSLNIGLPNRYMHTPVEVIDTDDLVAVSDLLGEIAAHAAEFGEFSVSL, encoded by the coding sequence ATGAACGAGTCCCAGCGAGCGTTTCTCGATTCGCTCCTCGAAGCACCGAGCCCGTCTGGCTTCGAACTCCCCGTCCAGCGCGTCTGGGTGGACTACGTCTCTCAGTTCGCAGACGACGTTCACACCGACGCCTACGGCAACGCAATCGCCGTCTACGACGGTGGCGACCCGGAACTGGCGTTCACCGGCCACGCAGACGAGATTGGCTTCATCATCCGCACCATCGACGACGACGGCTTCCTCCGACTCGATAAGATTGGCGGGGCGGACAAGACCGTCTCTCGGGGGCAACACGTCACGATTCACACCGCAGACGGCCCCATCTCGGGTGTCGTGGGGCAGGCGGCTATCCACTTACGTGACGGCGACGACGACAAGATCTCCGAGATTACAGAACAGCACGTCGATATCGGCGCGAACGACAAAGCCGACGCCGAGGCCCTCGTCGAAATCGGGGATGCCGTGACGTTCTCCTCCACTGTCAACGATCTCCATGGAACGCGACTGTCGGCCCGCGGGATGGACAACCGAATCGGCGTCTGGGCCGCCGCAGAAGGCCTTCGGCAGGCAGCGGAAGCCGAGGTAGAGGCTACCGTCTACGCGGTGAGTACGGTGATGGAAGAAATCGGCTTACAGGGTGCGAAGATGATTGCCCACGACCTGAATCCGGACGTGGCCATCGCGGTGGACGTGACTCACGCAACCGACAGCCCCGACGCACCCGCGAACAAGGGCGGGGACATCTCGCTTGGGGACGGACCGGTCATCGCCCGCGGGTCTGCGAACCACCCACGAGTGGTTTCGCTCGCACGGCAGGCGGCGACGGCTGCTTCTATCGACGTGCAGTTACAGGCTGCTGGCTCATTTACCGGAACCGACGCAGACGCCTTTTTCACGACGCGTGGAGGCATTCCGTCGCTCAACATCGGGCTGCCAAACCGCTACATGCACACGCCGGTCGAGGTCATCGACACCGACGACCTCGTGGCCGTTTCCGACCTGCTTGGAGAGATTGCAGCCCACGCCGCCGAGTTTGGTGAGTTCTCGGTGTCGCTCTGA
- a CDS encoding mRNA surveillance protein pelota, translated as MRIASRTRTEGGRERIVLVPESLDDLWHLTYILEPGDHVSGDTTRRIQRDDDMMRDTGGEREPMNVTLDVDETEFHKFANRLRVSGTIVGCSREDQLGFHHTLNVEEREELTVEKVWKADQLDRLEDAVEATENPDVAIVTVEEAQAYVHTVAQYGTEEYASISGPTGKGEFARARSELFEEIASVLSHLEVDAIILAGPGFTKQDALKFLQENAKDIAEKITMVDTSSVGDRGVHEVLKRGAVDEVQAETRIAEEAALIDTLMENIAQDAKAAYGVEEVQKASDYGAVENLLILDERLRMERGGQGEWDFDVNDLIQAVEQKGGEVTVFSSSFPPGEQLSNLGGIAAILRYRLQ; from the coding sequence ATGCGAATCGCCAGTCGGACACGGACAGAGGGCGGCCGCGAGCGCATCGTGCTCGTGCCGGAAAGCCTCGATGACCTCTGGCATCTCACCTATATTTTAGAGCCGGGAGACCACGTTTCGGGGGACACGACCCGCCGCATCCAACGCGACGACGACATGATGCGCGACACAGGCGGCGAGCGCGAACCGATGAACGTCACCCTCGACGTAGACGAGACGGAGTTCCACAAGTTCGCAAACCGCCTGCGGGTGAGCGGGACGATTGTGGGCTGTTCGAGAGAAGACCAACTCGGCTTCCATCACACGCTGAACGTCGAAGAGCGCGAGGAACTCACCGTAGAGAAGGTGTGGAAAGCAGACCAACTCGACCGCCTCGAAGACGCCGTCGAAGCCACCGAAAACCCCGACGTGGCCATCGTCACCGTCGAAGAAGCCCAAGCCTACGTCCACACGGTCGCCCAGTACGGCACCGAAGAGTACGCCTCCATCTCCGGACCGACCGGAAAAGGCGAGTTCGCCCGCGCCCGCAGCGAACTGTTCGAGGAAATCGCAAGCGTCCTCTCACACCTTGAGGTGGACGCCATCATCCTCGCGGGGCCGGGATTCACCAAACAGGACGCGCTCAAATTCCTCCAAGAGAACGCGAAGGACATCGCCGAGAAAATCACGATGGTCGATACGAGTTCCGTCGGCGACCGTGGCGTCCACGAAGTGCTCAAACGCGGCGCGGTGGACGAGGTGCAAGCAGAGACGCGCATCGCAGAAGAGGCAGCACTCATCGACACGTTGATGGAGAACATCGCACAGGACGCGAAAGCTGCCTACGGCGTCGAAGAAGTGCAGAAAGCCTCGGATTACGGCGCAGTCGAAAATTTACTCATCCTCGACGAACGCCTCCGCATGGAACGCGGCGGGCAGGGCGAGTGGGATTTCGACGTGAACGACCTGATTCAGGCGGTCGAACAGAAAGGCGGCGAAGTCACCGTCTTTTCGAGTTCGTTCCCACCGGGTGAACAACTCTCAAACCTTGGGGGGATTGCGGCGATTCTTCGCTATCGGTTGCAGTAA
- a CDS encoding zinc-dependent metalloprotease, translating to MNFFRSVRAVTSATGDGPIDWQAVAEATKAATDPGDLTLADTEQAGYADDVRDARNRVREVSGIDFDVPRTVEIQHRHHWVDANITTFERVMAPLEDQQLSMIPGVARVVNTGTMAFALSFLANNVLGQYDPLLLAEESKEQIDHGLYFVHPNIVRVADMLDAPFPRFRRWIAFHEVAHAAEFGAAPWLSDHLEAQMREGIDDLSDGNINRQAFTELNTAMTAVEGYAELIMDHAFDGEYEDLRRKLDERRKGGGPVAQLVRRMLGMGMKRRQYELGKEFFEMVAAVRDIETAALVWEQPENLPTKDELENPARWIARVA from the coding sequence GTGAACTTCTTTCGTAGCGTCAGAGCGGTCACCAGTGCGACCGGCGATGGCCCCATCGACTGGCAGGCCGTCGCGGAAGCCACGAAAGCCGCAACTGACCCCGGCGACCTGACGTTAGCCGACACAGAGCAAGCGGGCTACGCAGACGACGTCCGCGACGCCCGCAATCGGGTGCGAGAAGTGTCCGGCATCGACTTCGACGTGCCGCGCACCGTCGAGATTCAGCACCGCCACCACTGGGTGGACGCCAACATCACCACCTTCGAGCGCGTGATGGCTCCACTCGAAGACCAACAGCTCTCGATGATTCCCGGCGTCGCCCGCGTCGTCAACACCGGGACGATGGCTTTTGCCCTCTCCTTTCTCGCAAACAACGTCCTCGGGCAGTACGACCCACTGCTGCTCGCAGAGGAGTCGAAAGAGCAGATCGACCACGGTCTCTACTTCGTCCACCCGAATATCGTCCGCGTAGCCGACATGCTCGACGCGCCGTTCCCGCGCTTCCGGCGCTGGATTGCGTTCCACGAGGTGGCCCACGCCGCCGAGTTCGGTGCCGCGCCGTGGCTCTCTGACCACTTAGAAGCCCAGATGCGCGAAGGCATCGACGACCTCTCTGATGGAAACATCAACCGCCAAGCCTTCACCGAACTGAACACCGCGATGACCGCCGTCGAGGGCTACGCCGAACTCATCATGGACCACGCCTTCGACGGCGAGTACGAAGACCTCCGGCGCAAACTCGACGAGCGCCGGAAAGGCGGCGGCCCCGTCGCCCAACTCGTCCGCCGGATGCTCGGCATGGGCATGAAACGCCGCCAGTACGAACTCGGCAAGGAGTTCTTCGAGATGGTGGCCGCCGTCCGCGACATCGAAACCGCCGCCCTCGTCTGGGAACAGCCAGAAAACCTCCCAACGAAAGACGAGTTAGAAAATCCCGCGCGCTGGATTGCGCGGGTCGCGTAA
- a CDS encoding thiolase domain-containing protein produces MARASIVGAGMTKFGVHEATLPELFAEAALPAMDDAGVESDDIDAFYLGNAMGGQTENDTHLAPTLASHIGIAGVPCQRFEDACATSSNAFKHAVQDVESGLHDVVIVGGVERCTPETGLGTGEMTRIFASASHRQYEQPTGLTFPGVFALLTKRHMFEYGTTPEQLASVAVKNHAHGAHNPRAHFGRDIDVSDVLDSPIIADPFHLMDCCPFSDGASAVIVVSDDIADEFDAPVDVTGVGHGTDIIPLSDKPDFPSTMSARRAAEQAYEQADITAADVDFAEVHDCFTGAEVMASEALGLFEDGEGGPAAAEGRTYIDGDMPINPSGGLKAKGHPIGATGTAQLVELVEQLRGDAGDRQIADVETGIAHNLGGDAGTTLVSVLEVRA; encoded by the coding sequence ATGGCACGAGCAAGTATCGTGGGAGCCGGCATGACGAAGTTCGGCGTCCACGAAGCAACGTTACCAGAGCTTTTCGCTGAAGCAGCCCTCCCCGCAATGGATGACGCCGGCGTCGAATCCGATGACATCGACGCCTTCTACCTCGGGAACGCAATGGGTGGCCAGACCGAAAACGACACCCACCTCGCGCCGACACTCGCCTCGCACATCGGCATCGCGGGCGTGCCGTGTCAGCGCTTCGAGGACGCGTGTGCAACCTCTTCGAACGCGTTCAAACACGCCGTCCAAGACGTGGAGTCGGGCCTCCACGACGTGGTCATCGTCGGCGGGGTCGAGCGCTGCACGCCGGAAACCGGGCTTGGAACCGGCGAGATGACGCGCATCTTCGCCTCCGCCAGTCATCGCCAGTACGAACAGCCGACGGGTCTCACCTTCCCCGGCGTGTTCGCACTGCTCACGAAGCGACACATGTTCGAGTACGGCACGACGCCGGAGCAACTCGCCTCAGTCGCGGTGAAAAATCACGCCCACGGCGCACACAACCCGCGGGCGCATTTCGGCCGCGACATCGACGTTTCGGACGTGCTCGACTCGCCTATTATCGCAGACCCGTTCCACCTCATGGACTGCTGTCCCTTCTCGGACGGCGCGAGCGCGGTCATCGTCGTCTCTGACGACATCGCAGACGAGTTCGACGCTCCCGTGGACGTGACCGGCGTCGGCCACGGCACGGATATCATCCCGCTCTCTGACAAACCGGACTTCCCATCGACGATGTCGGCCCGTCGCGCTGCTGAACAGGCGTACGAGCAGGCGGACATCACGGCAGCCGACGTTGACTTCGCGGAAGTCCACGACTGCTTTACCGGCGCGGAAGTGATGGCCTCGGAAGCACTCGGCCTGTTCGAAGACGGTGAGGGCGGCCCCGCCGCCGCAGAGGGCCGAACCTACATCGACGGCGACATGCCAATCAATCCAAGCGGAGGCCTCAAAGCGAAGGGCCACCCGATTGGCGCGACCGGCACCGCACAGCTCGTCGAACTCGTCGAACAGCTCCGCGGCGACGCGGGCGACCGACAGATTGCAGACGTGGAAACGGGCATCGCCCACAACCTCGGTGGCGACGCCGGTACCACGCTCGTCTCGGTCTTGGAGGTGCGCGCATGA
- a CDS encoding LSM domain-containing protein: MSGRPLDVLEASLGEEVTVRLKDGEVFTGELAGYDQHMNLVVESDEDTTIIRGDNVVTITP, translated from the coding sequence ATGAGTGGACGACCGCTCGACGTCCTCGAGGCGTCGCTAGGGGAGGAAGTCACCGTTCGCCTGAAAGATGGCGAGGTGTTCACCGGCGAGCTCGCCGGCTACGACCAGCATATGAATCTCGTGGTTGAGTCGGATGAAGACACAACCATTATACGCGGCGATAACGTCGTCACGATTACTCCATGA
- a CDS encoding DUF4870 domain-containing protein, translated as MSQRSGTGLDENVGGALSYLLGFITGIIMYFVEPENEFVRFHAAQSIALSAVLIVISIVLSVISTLVTTLFFVNSAGTFALASILSLIIGLIYLVFAVGSFALWIYMMVRAYQGKTPRIPIAAGIADRMV; from the coding sequence ATGTCCCAGCGGTCGGGAACCGGGCTCGACGAAAACGTCGGCGGTGCGCTTTCCTACTTACTCGGATTCATCACGGGTATCATCATGTACTTCGTGGAACCCGAAAACGAGTTCGTGCGCTTTCACGCCGCACAGAGCATCGCGCTCTCAGCCGTCCTCATCGTCATCAGCATCGTCTTGAGCGTGATTTCGACGCTCGTCACCACGCTGTTCTTCGTGAATAGCGCCGGGACGTTCGCGCTTGCAAGCATCCTCTCGCTCATCATCGGGCTCATCTACCTCGTGTTCGCCGTTGGGTCGTTTGCCCTCTGGATTTACATGATGGTTCGGGCCTACCAAGGGAAGACCCCGCGCATCCCCATCGCCGCGGGCATCGCAGACCGGATGGTCTAG
- a CDS encoding DUF4013 domain-containing protein, with translation MLSEALSFPRNDDDWVKTIAIGGVLSILSVFILPIFLVQGYFVRVLRVGVSGEQTPPKFDEWADLFTDGLMVFVISIAYVAIPSILALIGFAILGVGFAAGAQADSGGIMASVGVLGLIFGLLVTVLFLLVAYTIPAAMANFATKDSLGAGFEFGTILSIALTGDYLVAWLLAVGVSIVLGAVAGALMFVLVGIFVAFYVQMVVYYLYGRGYANAQAGTEPQTTAHAA, from the coding sequence ATGCTTAGTGAAGCACTGTCATTTCCGCGAAACGATGACGACTGGGTGAAAACCATCGCAATCGGCGGTGTGTTGAGTATCTTGAGCGTGTTCATCCTCCCTATCTTCTTGGTACAGGGATACTTCGTTCGCGTCCTCCGTGTGGGCGTCAGCGGTGAACAGACGCCGCCGAAGTTCGATGAGTGGGCAGACTTGTTCACCGACGGGCTGATGGTGTTCGTCATCAGCATCGCGTACGTCGCCATCCCCTCGATTCTCGCGCTGATTGGCTTCGCGATTCTTGGCGTTGGGTTCGCCGCTGGCGCACAGGCAGACAGTGGCGGCATCATGGCCAGCGTTGGGGTGCTTGGTCTCATCTTCGGGCTCCTCGTGACCGTCCTATTCTTGCTCGTGGCGTACACCATTCCTGCCGCAATGGCGAACTTCGCCACGAAAGACTCACTCGGTGCTGGGTTCGAGTTCGGCACCATTCTGAGCATCGCGCTTACCGGCGACTACCTCGTCGCGTGGTTGTTGGCGGTCGGCGTCTCCATCGTCCTCGGAGCAGTCGCGGGCGCACTCATGTTCGTCCTCGTGGGCATCTTCGTCGCCTTCTACGTCCAGATGGTGGTGTACTACCTCTACGGACGCGGCTACGCGAACGCACAGGCGGGGACGGAGCCACAGACGACGGCCCACGCGGCCTGA
- a CDS encoding MBL fold metallo-hydrolase: MRLTFLGTGSAMPTGERGQTGILLESDGERLLVDCGSGVLHALARTDVGYEGVDTVLLTHHHLDHVADLLPLLKARWLAGEESLTVVGPRGTADLVTDLLDVHEYLTGRVDLDLKEVAPSKSFTLKGFDIAAMETIHSMYCLAYRFTPVGTDGPVFTFSGDSEAFRELAEFAEGSAVLAHDCSFPDEIDVSNHPTPSQLGEALSGLDIGRVYLTHLYPHTNNKHREMLDSIGKHYEGDVRFAEDGLSLGIDEE, from the coding sequence ATGCGACTTACGTTTCTCGGAACCGGAAGCGCGATGCCCACCGGCGAGCGCGGCCAGACCGGTATCCTGCTCGAATCCGACGGCGAGCGACTGCTCGTCGATTGTGGGAGCGGCGTCCTCCACGCACTTGCTCGCACCGACGTGGGCTACGAAGGCGTGGATACGGTGTTGCTGACCCACCACCATTTAGACCACGTCGCAGACCTTTTGCCGTTGCTCAAAGCCCGCTGGTTGGCCGGTGAAGAATCGCTCACGGTCGTCGGACCGCGCGGCACCGCAGACCTCGTTACCGACCTGCTTGACGTTCACGAGTATCTCACGGGCAGGGTTGACCTCGATTTGAAAGAGGTTGCCCCAAGCAAGTCGTTCACACTGAAAGGGTTCGACATCGCCGCGATGGAGACCATCCACTCGATGTACTGTCTCGCCTATCGGTTCACACCAGTCGGAACAGACGGCCCCGTGTTCACCTTCTCGGGCGATTCGGAGGCGTTCCGCGAGTTGGCCGAGTTCGCAGAAGGCTCGGCCGTCCTCGCCCACGACTGCTCGTTCCCCGACGAAATCGACGTGTCGAACCACCCGACGCCGAGCCAATTGGGAGAGGCACTCTCCGGGCTCGACATTGGGCGCGTGTACCTGACGCATCTGTACCCGCACACGAACAACAAACACCGCGAGATGCTCGACTCGATTGGCAAGCACTACGAAGGTGACGTGCGGTTTGCAGAAGACGGCCTCTCGCTCGGAATCGACGAAGAATGA